In the Limanda limanda chromosome 1, fLimLim1.1, whole genome shotgun sequence genome, one interval contains:
- the klhdc10 gene encoding kelch domain-containing protein 10, with protein sequence MEAEAVRAPDQLNKFERLTGRPPQRLAGQRTPPARSGHRCVADNTNLYVFGGYNPDYDESGGSDNEDYPLFRELWKYHFATGCWQQIRTEGYMPTELASMSAVLHGNNLLVFGGTGIPFGENNGNDVHVCNVKYKRWSLLNCRGKKPNRIYGQAMVIINGFLYLFGGTTGYIYSTDLHRLDLTTREWIHLKPNNPPDDLPEERYRHEIAHDGQRIYILGGGTSWTSYPLDKVHAYNLETNSWEEITTKPHDKIGYPAPRRCHSCVQIRNDVFICGGYNGELILADLWKINLQTFQWSKLPAMMPEPAYFHCAAVTPAGCMYIHGGVVNIHENKRTGSLFKIWLAVPSLLELCWEKLLKAYPHLATFSTIQLLNLGLTQELIERLK encoded by the exons ATGGAGGCGGAAGCTGTTCGCGCTCCGGACCAGCTGAATAAATTCGAGCGACTGACAGGGAGGCCCCCGCAGAGGCTAGCAG GTCAACGTACTCCCCCAGCCCGCAGTGGGCATCGCTGTGTCGCAGACAACACTAACCTGTATGTATTTGGAGGCTACAACCCTGACTACGATGAGTCAGGAGGCTCAGATAATGAAGACTACCCACTGTTCAGGGAGCTGTGGAAGTACCACTTTGCCACAGGCTGCTGGCAGCAGATCCGAACAGAAGGCTACATGCCCACAGAGCTGGCGTCTATGTCAG CTGTTTTGCATGGCAACAACCTCCTGGTGTTCGGAGGCACTGGGATCCCCTTTGGTGAGAATAATGGCAACGACGTTCACGTTTGTAACGTGAAGTACAAGCGATGGTCCCTGCTCAACTGCCGTGGGAAGAAGCCAAACAGAATCTATGGACAG GCAATGGTCATAATAAACGGCTTCCTGTACTTGTTTGGAGGGACAACGGGGTACATCTATAGCACAGACCTGCACAGGCTGGACCTGACCACCAGGGAGTGGATCCACCTCAAGCCCAACAACCCTCCAGACGACCTGCCCGAGGAACG GTACAGACATGAAATAGCTCATGACGGACAGAGGATCTACATTCTGGGAGGAGGCACTTCCTGGACATCTTATCCTCTAGACAAG gTGCATGCATACAATCTCGAGACCAATTCCTGGGAGGAGATTACCACTAAACCTCATGACAAAATAG GGTACCCTGCTCCTCGGAGATGCCATAGCTGTGTGCAAATACGAAACG ATGTATTTATCTGTGGAGGCTACAACGGGGAGTTGATATTGGCAGATCTGTGGAAGATCAACCTGCAGACTTTTCAGTGGAGTAAACTACCAGCAATGATGCCTGAGCCGGCCTACTTCCACTGTGCTGCTGTCACCCCG GCTGGCTGCATGTACATCCATGGTGGCGTGGTGAACATTCATGAGAACAAGAGGACTGGCTCTCTGTTTAAGATCTGGCTTGCGGTGCCCAGCCTGCTGGAGCTCTGCTGGGAGAAGCTCCTCAAGGCGTATCCCCACCTGGCCACTTTCTCCACCATCCAGCTGCTGAACCTGGGCTTGACACAGGAATTAATCGAACGCTTGAAATGA